Proteins co-encoded in one Microcebus murinus isolate Inina chromosome 5, M.murinus_Inina_mat1.0, whole genome shotgun sequence genomic window:
- the LOC105868937 gene encoding olfactory receptor 2H2: MGNQSSPEGFLLLGFSEHPGLEKILFLVISTSYLLALVGNTLIITLSVLDPRLHSPMYFFLSNLSFLDLCFTTSCVPQMLVNLWGPKKTISFLGCSVQLFIFLSLGTTECILLSVMAFDRYVAVCQPLHYTTIIQPRLCRQLASVAWVIGLVESVIQTPPTLRLPFCPHRQVDDFVCEVPSLIQLSCGDTSYNEIQMAVASVLILIVPLSLILASYVAIAQAVLRINSAKGRREAFGTCSSHLTIVILFYSSVIAVYLQPKNPYAQERGKFFGLFYAVGAPSLNPLIYTLRNKEVKRAFSRLLGKDGDSREN, translated from the coding sequence ATGGGCAACCAAAGCTCCCCAGAGGGCTTCCTCCTTCTGGGCTTCTCTGAACACCCAGGGCTGGAAAAGATTCTCTTCCTGGTCATCTCAACTTCCTACCTCCTGGCCCTTGTGGGAAACACACTCATCATCACGCTGTCTGTGCTGGACCCCAGGCTCCACTCTCCAATGTACTTTTTCCTCTCCAACCTCTCCTTCTTGGACCTCTGCTTCACCACCAGCTGTGTCCCCCAGATGCTGGTCAACCTCTGGGGCCCAAAGAAGACCATCAGCTTCCTGGGCTGCTCTGTCCAGCTCTTCATCTTCCTGTCCCTGGGGACCACTGAGTGCATCCTCCTGTCGGTGATGGCCTTTGACCGCTATGTGGCTGTCTGCCAGCCCCTCCACTACACCACCATCATCCAGCCCCGCCTGTGCCGGCAGCTGGCATCTGTGGCCTGGGTCATTGGGCTGGTGGAATCAGTGATTCAGACACCACCCACCCTccgcctgcccttctgcccccaCCGGCAAGTGGATGATTTTGTCTGTGAGGTCCCTTCTCTAATCCAACTCTCCTGTGGGGACACATCCTACAATGAGATCCAGATGGCTGTTGCCAGTGTCCTGATCTTGATTGTGCCCCTCAGCCTCATCCTTGCCTCTTATGTCGCCATTGCCCAGGCAGTGCTGAGGATTAATTCTgcaaaagggaggagggaagctTTTGGAACCTGCTCTTCCCATCTCACCATTGTCATCCTCTTCTACAGCTCAGTCATTGCTGTCTACCTGCAGCCCAAAAATCCCTATGCCCAAGAGAGGGGCAAGTTCTTTGGTCTCTTCTATGCAGTGGGTGCTCCTTCTCTTAACCCTCTCATATACACCCTGAGGAACAAGGAGGTGAAGAGGGCATTCAGCAGGCTGCTGGGGAAAGATGGGGACTCCAGGGAGAACTGA